The DNA sequence ATGGTTATCATTGCAAAggaaaaaagtaaagaaaataaagcataGGAGCAATAGCAAAAGGATAGAATACAGGAGCCAGAAACTAATCTAGATTCCACCATCTACAAGCACTCCAAAACTCCTATCAACTTGATTAGataaatttagagaaaatGACTCAGATGCCATAAGTTCAGGTCGTACTAAAAGAGTCTGGAGGTCTTTCCATGATGGCGAAGCACTCTATATCATGCTTAATTCTCAATATTTTCTGAAACACAAATAAacaattcataaaattatttgatgtaAGAGGCATGGTGGGGGTGTGTGGGGGTGGGGGTGGTGGTTTCCAATTTGAGTGTCCCTTTCCTCCTTAAATGTCCCCTCATGCCAACGTGTAGTTCCAGCATTTCACTGCCCCCTCCCTGACATCCGAATGTTGCAAAACAAAAGGaagaacagaaaagaaaagaatgctAAATGTAAGAAACAGGAATTGCGTTTTACCTGAACATTCGATCAAGGTCATCAAAGCTTCCGATGCTAGCCCAGCCATAATCAACAAAATCACCTTGTTCTTTACCCTTTTGAAAAATTTCAGAGTCCTTGTCGAGCTGAACTGTCTCTGCTGTCAGAAAATCCTATCAGTAAAATGATATCATCAAGCAACACATCATGATATCTACTTCTTACTCTAGTAATTAATGTCTCACCACCTCCAGAAGACTCAAGTTTTGTAATTTCAGTTAAGTTGTTAGATACTGATGCATCCAAGGAATCTTGATCAGTTTTGGCAGCAGTTGATAAGGACAGGTTAGGCCATGAGTCAATGCCAAATCCTGAGGCAGAAGCTCCTTCACTGGAGTTGAAGTTTGAACTGCTTTCCAACTTTCTGCCATGGATATCAACTTTAGGCCCAGGTGCCTTCTGCTCCTCAGACTTGAtgttattagtttcttgactCCATTCTTTCTCCTTGCTATGGTCTTCAACTGCCCCTGGATAGGGTACAATATGGTCATCGCTCTCACCAGCCTCATCCCATATAATATTAGTGAGCTGAAAGGACAAAGATTGTTAAGTATTACTAATGATGTACAACAAGAATGACACTCACCACTAGTAACAGTTTGCTATAGTTTTTTTCAAAATGTAATATTTGGAGCACTGGTGTCAGTCATAATTTTCTGTGAGTGTAATTAGAGAGAGACAGACAGCAAAATCAGTTTTGCAAACTAAGATTCAGTGGGAATATgttggaagaaaaaaaaactacaaaaATAACAgcaaatatagatatttaaaagaCTCTTGGAAGGCCCAGTGACAACTGACACCTCAACAGCAGGgatcttaaaaaatttgaggCATCCCAAACATGATCTCAACCATAGTTTTTGCAGAGAATATGTGCATTTATTGAGTAAATGCCCTTTCTCTGCATCAATTTATGAGAGGAAGAACGTCAGTGGAAGAATTTGGTCCCTGTGGAGGAAAAATGAGTGTCAAAGGAAGTCATGTATCTGAACTCTTTTATAGAGGAGCAGAAAAAGTATCAATGAAAAATGTCAAGCAATCACAGAAACAAAAAGGATAAGCCATTCTAGCAGAATTTCCACAAAATCTGCATTAGTTTCTTCTAATTCTTCATGAAGCTGGTGAGATTAACTATCTCAGAAGGATCAAGATGAAGTCAACAAGCTGAAAATGTGCAAATACTAGATATATCCATAATTTACTGCACAAGAAAAAGATGGACTGAATATGGGAAGTGGCTCTCACCTGCTAACTAAGCAAGTAAAAGCTTAAACGAAAATGCCATTAGCATAACAATGAAAATTGgccaagaaacaaaagaaaaagaaggagaagaagaaacaaggcAGCAGGATCCCTCCAGCTCAGGGAACAAGAAGTAGGAGTTTTATGTTCAAAGCACACGACCAATTGTCTCTGATGGAATATATCTCAAATATTTAGCATGAAACTGGTCAAGCCAAAAGGCAGAAGAAAACAATTCTGAGGAACATCACCGATCTTTTATCAATATCTATTCTTCAACATCCCAAAATTTCAACACCTAGCTCACTGGGTTTAGCAGCTAGTTCCAGGTACggaaatccaaaaataaaagcagCTATTCCTACATATGGAAGTCTCAAATCAGAAGCTAGTCTTACACATGGAAATTGACCTGAAAGAATATAGCCCAGAAGGGCACATTGCATCAAATTCCATTCTGCATCTCAGAGGTCCACAAATTTATATTGCTTTTAAAATAGTGGTTCGTGAAGCAAATTAATGGGAAACAAggtaataaatattaacattttcttttttcatatacATTCCTCCTGTGCCAACACATAAATTTTGCACAACGGCTGTAGAAAAAGCCAAAAAAGATAGAAGTCTATTGGCTATTCATTTCTcgcaaaaataacaaattatcCAACTCTGTAGACTCCAACATAGAATCCATGGATGTTGAGCATGAGGTTTCCtcccttaaaaaaaatttcttgtcAATTCTCTCCATATGACCTGGAAAACTAATGTGCAATGATTTGTTATACTATCCTTCAATTGCTTCCTTAAAGCAAAGATAAGGAACACAAGTTATTCACACACACATAAAACCAAGAGCCACAAAATTTCTGCCAACCACGCAATGAATAAGAAGATGGTTGGCATTTTCCTCCATGTTTCTACATATACGGGCTAGATGATAGTTTGATCACTTAAAAGTAGCATCCTTTTCCAAACTTCTGCCAAAATCTAACCTAGCATCATCAACTACAATCTCAAGAGTGAAAAACAGAAGTCTCTCTCACTCGCCTCTTACAACCTTCGACATTGTagaaagatgaaaaattaGCAACCCCTTAGTGCACCTTCCTAAAACCCAAGTCCTCTGCAGCATATCTCATTAGAATAGCCCTTCGCCTATTCATTACTTTCCTACAACCATTAGATAAATTATGAAGAATCATACATCTATCccctatttataactaaagttCACTCCAGCATTGCCTGCTTGCCTCCAATATATTTCCTCAGCAAAATCCAATTAGCTCCAGCTCCCGCTTCCTTTCTATTGTCCTTGTTAATGTCATAAACAAACTCCAATAAGTCCATGGCTTTACTTCTCCACCTAAACACAAATGCTTGTAATATATGTGCTGACCTTTCCATGATGTAAAACTAAGCCATGAACATCATTTACAGACACTACAACTACACTTAACAAACAGCCAATAACGTTGACTATAAGAAAGGCAAACCAAACTTTCATCGGAGAGAGATTGCAGCATCATCTCTGTAATTCCTTATGATTAACATCAGAACTTTGATAATTAaccaaaaaacaaaagtaatctaaaaaaaatatatatatattgaccTCGATTTCTTTCACATATCATACTTGAacacataaaaaaagaagtagaAATCACCCTTAAAGATTCCGAATttccagaaaaagaaattggttCTCTGCAACAATAATACACGGACAAGTTACAAGTACAAGCCAAAAACAAAGCAAGAAAAAGTGGGTTACTTACTTCTTCGTCGTTCCAATCAAACATCGCTAAAAAGACCACCACAAAGCTCAGAACGAAAACGCAATTCAAATAAACGCTCAAAAATTATCCCACACATCGCCAATTGTTCAAAAGACTTCAAGAAATAAGCTAAGTGGCACCACCAAAGAAAGCATCAAAGTCTGCAAACCCAAGAAGTGAAATTGAAAAACAAGCAAAACCCAGATCAATGTCGACTCATTagattaagaaagaaaatgaaagcaaaggaaaagaaagcaaTGGCAACAGTAACAGAGTTTTCGAGAGAAGCAGAGAGAAGAggatgagagagagagagagaggggacAAAAGAAAGTGGAGGCCGCATCACGTGATAAGCACGTGGAAGAGAATGGCTAATTAGGCGACACGTGTACATTTGAGTATCTAAAGGTTGTGGTTAGGAGAGAGGCAGATCTAATACTTGAATATGATTGGGTAATGTTGTTAATAGATTTGAATTTCAAGTGAATTTCAATTTTTGCGGGCGTCCTAAAATTGTGGCTGTGGTTAATTCTTGAGTTGCTTTCGTTCCCTTCATGGGTCGGCTGGTGGCATGTGGCTATCTATGACCAAACCAACTTCTCTTTAATTATCCTACTAATTTTCGTTTTTCACTATCGTCATTACCATAATAAAGCTTTAAAAAACTGATTAATTATAAACGATTAGTTTAAGTAAGTAACCGTATTGTCACTATTCTAAACGTTTTTCACTATcgtctttatttattattaattttaaaacactGTACTGTCAGCATgcgaaaaaaattatatttataataataataataactcaTTTTATACAGTTTACggtttattattaatataattaattttcttaaaaaatattttattcaaatttaaggcatatgttgtttttttaaaattagaatttaaaaaattttaaattccaaGAGAGAAACATATAAACTCTAAAATGTCCTTTGAGGACGAGCGATCAATTTCcaccataataaaaaaaaagaaaaagaaaaggactaCACATTTAGTTAGTGGTGTGGGAAGTTTTGCAAAAGAGTGTCCAATCAGTACGAGCATGAAAGCTTGACTTTTTGTTATCTTTGAATTTAGAGCATTCATAATCCTACCACTTGCAGCAAGTACTCACCATATTACTAAGTTCAAATGCTCAAATTGGTGGCCatttgagtttttctttttctttttccccaaGTGCCCAACTGAGTAGTTTTGGAGCCCATCAGCAGATTCTCCACTTTTTGTCTGCATACAGGGCCTTGGGCTTCATCGAAACTTCAAACtacaaacaaagaaagaaaaagaagaagaagtaggATCTTGCTTTTAAAGTTACAATAGCCAAAACTGAACCCTCTATTTAGTGACCCATTCAATCTTTATTGGGCTTCAACAACTATTACTTCTTTTAAGAAGAAACATCATTAGATTATGGACGGTAAACTATACGACTCTAACAAAGTCATTTGAAAAGTAAGTAAACAAATACACAAGTTTGCtgatattcatttttatttgatttggtatctTAATAAGTGAGACGATTTTAGAAATGGATGCCAGAATTCAACTCtcattgaaaataaaagtCTTTTTGACGTTGCAGAATGCTTAATTTACTCATTAAAAGCATTCAATTTTCCTTTAGAAATATGAACAAAAAAGGAAATGGCTAACGCTAACTCAGTAGGTGTAGCAGAAGCAAGCAGAAGAAGGAATctcatatctttttataaacgTGGCAACATGCAACCACAAAACGACATCAGCCAGCAGATTGCATTGGCCAATTTTagtttgtttcttctttttttattttctttctttcttctactAGGAAATTTAGtgattttgaattaataaaGACGTTAATTTCAATATCAATTGTTTAGCAGTAGTCCCcactttataattataaatagggTCCTTAAGTTCTCTGTTAATAACATCTCTtacagaaaagaagaagaaataattgaGAAATGGCAAGCCTCGTTGCTCCTGGTGACCATGATTCAGTTCAAGATGCTGAGACTCTCTACAAAGCTTTTAAAGGTATTATGAATTGTGATTTCCTGTTAGTGAGGGAAACATGCATGAACGATCTTTTATGCAATTATCTAAGGccaaaactaatttatttaggATCTTCCATCATGACTCATGAGCATCAAAGTTTAAATCAGCAGCTTTTCTAACTTTtgtcttttattcttttttaaagattaattttatagaatgAATTGTTATGCTTATATATTATGGGATTTTAGCTCTGGCCCAAGAGAGtcagaattattttattttagtacggataattatttgtattataaaaagaaaaagaaaagaaagaaagtgaagAGGTAGGTGAGAATGATTCGTCAGCATGAGTtgttctttcctttcttttcttttctttcttaggaAACCAATACCTACTGTACTATATGGCATTGGTTCTAATGTTAAAAGCTGACTCAGAAAAGGTTAAAAGTTGCAGTACCTAGCTTTCATCGCTTTCACATTACAGAATTCAGATGATGCCAACACAATACATAATCAGCAATTCTTGAATTCAATGTTGCTTTGTAAGAACATATGCAGTAGTGGAAGGCAGGTTAAAAGAATATATCCACATTTTGCATAgacttcaatttgatgttctcAATGTCTGAATTTTATtacctttttccttttaccTCATGTGAACTGATTAATCATTGCAAACgtgataattataaatgagtgagtataattttgtttttaagaaCATACATAAATAACTCGGTAATATTGGAGCCGTCTCTAGAACTGTGCGTCCTGATATTTAGAAATGTGgaaagtttaatattttatattttattttattcttaaagaAGTACTATAAATAAGAGTGATAGACACAGGTCTTCTTCGCACAGAAGTAGCTATAGAAAGTGAGAGATCAGTGTGAGCGTTAAGCAGTGATACAATCATGGCCACCCTTGTTGTTCCTCAGGATGTTTCTATTGTTGATGATGCAGAAAATCTCAGGAAGGCTTTCCATGGttaatctttatatttttatttcatctcTTATGTGCAAGTTTTATCATTCAAACCATTtctttttacttaattttttttcatttgttcTATAACTAGGATCATAGTGCTGtctaatatacataaaaatctCCTGAATCCCTctgtttatttttcatttttgtaattagtTTTCTTAACAATATCATCacaaataataacaaaaaaagacTGATACTTTTGGTATCTTCTTTGTGCTGCTTAAATTTGATAGGTTGGGGTACCAATGAGAAGGCTGTAATTTCAGTTCTTGGTCACAGAAATGCAGCTCAAAGGAAGCAAATCAGGCAAGCTTATTGGGATCTTTACCAGGAAGAACTTGTTAAGCGTCTTGAATCTGAGCTCACTGGAGATTTTGAGGTCattatcataatatttttgGGCTGATTATGTTCTTGTTTTCCTAGAAATTTCCTCTGCGAGTACACTAATGAAGTTTGATTTTACATGTCAACATAGAGGGCTGTGTACCGATGGATATTGGACCCAGAGGATAGAGATGCAGTGTTAGCTAATGTGGCTCTAAGGAAATCTGGTGATTATCATGTGATTATCGAAATTGCTTGTGTCCGATCTGCAGAGGAGCTCTTGACAGTGAGAAGGGCCTACCAGGCTCGCTACAAGCATTCCTTGGAAGAAGATGTAGCGGCTCATACTACTGGTGATGTCAGGAAGGTTTGTTACTTATTACTAGTGCACTTTGATCTGTGCATTTAGATGATGTTAGTCCTTTCTAATGATGGTTCTGATGGTTTTATTGCAGCTCTTGGTTGGGTTGGTGACAGCATTTAGATATGAAGGTGCTGAGATTAATACTAGATTGGCTAAATCAGAAGCTGATATTCTTCAGGACGCAATCAAAGACAAGGCATTTAATCACGACGAAGTTATTAGGATCCTCACCACAAGAAGCAAAACACAACTCATGGCTACTTTCAACAGCTTCAAAGATGATCAGGGCACTTCCATCACTAAGGTACGCACCCAAGTTTCTATTTGCCTGTTGTATTCATCCTGAAGCTCAATCAAGTCTCTCATACTAATTTCATAGCACCCTAATGATCATTACTTTTCATTCTTTAATAGATGTTGCTGGGTGAGTCTGCTGATAACGAGTTCAAGACCTTGCTACGAATTGCCATTCGATGCATCAATGAACCTCTTAAGTACTACGAAAAGGTAAAACAAGATCTCACTTTTTGTTGCAAAAATTTTCTATTGAACTCAACCTAACTATAGTTGCAATGTGCTATAGGTTTTGCGCAATGCAATCAGAAAGGTTGGGACTGATGAGGATGCACTCACTCGTGTCATAGTAACAAGGGCTGAGAAAGATTTACTGGATATCAAAGATCTTTACTATAAGAGGAACAGTGTGGCTCTTGATCATGCAGTTGCCAACGAAACTTCAGGAGATTACAAGCATTTCCTTCTTGCTCTGCTAGGAAAGGAGGATTAAACTTATTAGCTCAATATTTGAGAGTCTTCAAGTGAGCAATCAATAATGCTTTTAATTATCAGTACTTTGTTGCTATGAGGCtttgcttttaattttcttggtCTTGAGTTTCAATCTGGATTTGAGACAGTATGGTATCTTATCTTATGCTATTTATAATGTAATAGTTTCTTTAAGCAGTTTTATTGTGGGCTATGGCAGATTCAAGATGGTTCATCAATATGTTGTTCCTTTTGCAAAGATTGCATGAAAAGATTATTACTTAACGCTTCATCTCTGAAGTTTGATCTGAAATTCTAATTTGAAATATAACAGAGGAAGTATGGTGTCAACAGAAggaataatttcaatttattgatgCTTCTCTTTTCAACACGATGCATACATGCACAAGACAACTTGTAATGAAACTTGCAAGGATCAACAAAAgaacaattttaattcaagCCAGTTTTCAATAGCTTAACCGGAATCCTTTAAATTTCAATAGTCATCTTCTTTTCTATTAGTTCTCCCTTGATATCAAGGCAAGCAAGAAATCCTTATAGTTCCCATTTGCAGTCTCTTCAACTTTCTTTGATAGAGGAATTCCATATAAGCTGTTATACTGTTCACTGATCTCCTTCAAATCAATGTCTGCTTGGGTTACAATTACTCGAGTCAGTGCCTTTTTGGTGTTATGATCTGCATCCTTTCTCATTGCCTTATCCAAAACCTGATAAAGAATTGACGTTCAACCCAAGAAGATCCAAAACTGTGTTCAATAGAATTAATCGAGGAATTGAAGTTATGGATTGCTTTTGGCAGTGACATTATCTTACCTTGCTGAAAAATGCATGAGGAGTACATAAGCATTCAACTGTCTCCTTTAAGATTAAATTAGCAGCGCCAAGATCCTGAAGAAACCACAGGGTCAGGATTGATTAAACCCAAAGTATAATAGAAGTCAAATTATCTAGATAACCTATGGTACATTCATGTCCAATACCTCAATAATGCCATTCCCGGAAATTTCCTTGTAATGTTTGTAAACTGCCTTTAAATGGGGCTTGCTTCTTGTTGACAGTATTCTAATCACCTCATCATCCTCAATGGGATTCGTCTTGTCACCATTCTTAACAGCATTAGCAAATATTTTCGCTTCAAATTTTGCTGAGTCTTCCTTAACCTTTGGCCCTTCATACCTGTAGGCACTCGCCAGTGCTACAAGGAGCTGGCCATAGCAAAGAAGGACAGGAtgaatcaaattcttttcACGTTCATAATACTTAATAATCCATAAGAAAATTTGTACAAGACAAGCACTCGACCATTTAACTGAACTAGTAACTTTCCTGAAAAATGTTTTAAGTACCTTCCGCTCAGTGCCAGAGATGTGTGTGGCAACATCTTCTTCAATGGAATGATCAAAGAGGGAATGGTAAGCCTTCCTTGCTCCCAGAAGCTCTTCTGATGATCTTGTGCATGCAATCTCTACAATCACACCATAAGATTGTGGACCTTCTCTCAACGCCTCGTAAATCAAACGAGCATCTCTTTCCCATGGATGCATAGCCCAGATCACAAGAGCATTCTAAGCAATCATACAAAGAAAGAGTCAGAAGTCTTGTCAGATACTGTTAGTTTCCTTACCCTTACGTCAGCTTTTGAATTGACATTTTTAACGATAAAAAATGGAAATATGTAGAGAAGGTAAAAAAGAACAGTACCTCGAATCGCGCAAATTCTTGCCGGAGAAGATGGACACTGTCATCATCCCATCGTTCAAAAGAACGTTCATCTTCAATGAATAAGTGAGGACTTCCCTTCCTAAAGGATTTCCTATGCTCAGGGTGTGATTTCCCAAGAATTGATATCAATGACTTCTCATCAACTCCAAGGCCtggtataaaattttaaaaataatgccAGAACAGTTCATTATATTGTTCcaatagaaaaagatttaaCTGAATTCCTTCATTTGTCAATTCTTTCTGGCCATAGATTATCTGGCAgttgtaattaaattgaagCAATGGCAACAAAATTACCAAAAGTGCATACAGAAAGAGGCCAACTTAGTTGTCAACAACAATATAAGAACAGAAACAGAACAGAAATgtataaatttcaattgcaagaaattaagaaaatgaagatgCAACTTGAGTTGAAATTTTGATGACATTGCAATTAAACAATCTCCAAATTCAGCAAAACTCTTGTTGCAAGATCAATTACTGGCTTATCTCATGCCAtgtaaatgaaattttaattgtcacaagaaaaagaagagtttTCTATAACTTCATATGAACATCTTCAggtattagaaaaataaactaaagttgaAAGAAGGTAGAGGAATAGAGACCTGAAAAAGCCTTGGTGAGAGCTTCCAACTCTTCAGGATGAGCCATTCTTTTTTAGCTTTGGATTATGGCAGCATGGGGAATGATATCACTCCTTATTTATAGGAACACAGAAGGCTATGTTTGtgatttaaaaagtttaatggGCAACTTTGGTAACTTGATCTGTTATAAGCAACAATATAATGGGAAATAATAGAAAGGAAATGAAACTGAAGCAGGCAAAATGACCTGTGACTCCTCCATTGCTTACACTTGAAAAACTTTAAGAGCATGAACATATTAAATAAGTGGTGAACAGAAATCCTAaacattaaatatatgatatcAATTAAAGTTACATCAATTTCAGTACAGCacaaagaaattattattatttttcttaaggaGTTACAGCAAGTGAACTTAGGACATTTTtgcaaataattaagaatgaaACGGTGGAAATAAGAaactttaaaagaattaaaaggaTGGGTTGACAGctttaatatgattttaatttgcTTCTGTCTAAATCCTTGCATTTGTACACATTTGCTATTCCACCccatttctttctcattttataattcttaCCCTCTAACTTTTCATTTTGCATAGGTACccttcaattatatatatatattatatatgggTATGGAATCAAAAGCAAAGAATGACCATAAGATGAGACAATGTAAAATGtttcttattataattcaAAGAGATTAGACAAATAAGTTTGTGGAACGCATGGCTGATTTTGATTGTTGagctataattattattataattttcaaaattagcaTTATCCATTTCTAAGCCGGTCTTGTATTAACTTAGAATGGTGATGAAGTAGCGACAAAAGCAGGTACTAAATTGTCACTATGTATCTTATGTGCAAAATGTCAAATTGGTAGGTACTCAGAAAAATCAAACAAGCTTGGTATGGTATGTCACTCAATGATTAAGAATGGTTGATGTTTAGATGGTAACCATCACAAATAAAAGGTTTGTAGAAGTAACAAATTTCAATTCACAACTAAGCATGTGATGACATTAATATGAACCATAAGAGTTCAAATCAATCACAACTCCCATTTTTCTAATTGGTCAAAATAAACCCATCAGGTGAGGCATGAgattcatattaaattcaacAGCATTatcctttatttcttttcttccaaaTCAATTTCCCTCTAATGAGATCACATCCAAGTGCTTATTAATTTCCTTATAATAGTCAACTATTCATACAGAGACATCTCATATATCTTCAACATATTTGATTGAAGCaacaatatattataaaataaaatataaaaaaattatattaatttttgtctCAACTAATTTGACAATTGGGGttgtgataaaaaattaatgtgtGAATACCAAGCacagatttctttttttattcaaaaaaaagaattaatattgtCCTCACAGAGTCTAAGTAGTACAATTTTAGATAGTGTGAACTTGTTTGATAGGTAGACCACACATATGATTTATAAGTTAGCCAACTATCACATGGCATAATAGTATAACCAA is a window from the Ricinus communis isolate WT05 ecotype wild-type unplaced genomic scaffold, ASM1957865v1 Ctg51, whole genome shotgun sequence genome containing:
- the LOC8270903 gene encoding annexin-like protein RJ4 isoform X2, which gives rise to MASLVAPGDHDSVQDAETLYKAFKGWGTNEKAVISVLGHRNAAQRKQIRQAYWDLYQEELVKRLESELTGDFERAVYRWILDPEDRDAVLANVALRKSGDYHVIIEIACVRSAEELLTVRRAYQARYKHSLEEDVAAHTTGDVRKLLVGLVTAFRYEGAEINTRLAKSEADILQDAIKDKAFNHDEVIRILTTRSKTQLMATFNSFKDDQGTSITKMLLGESADNEFKTLLRIAIRCINEPLKYYEKVLRNAIRKVGTDEDALTRVIVTRAEKDLLDIKDLYYKRNSVALDHAVANETSGDYKHFLLALLGKED
- the LOC8270903 gene encoding annexin-like protein RJ4 isoform X1, encoding MATLVVPQDVSIVDDAENLRKAFHGWGTNEKAVISVLGHRNAAQRKQIRQAYWDLYQEELVKRLESELTGDFERAVYRWILDPEDRDAVLANVALRKSGDYHVIIEIACVRSAEELLTVRRAYQARYKHSLEEDVAAHTTGDVRKLLVGLVTAFRYEGAEINTRLAKSEADILQDAIKDKAFNHDEVIRILTTRSKTQLMATFNSFKDDQGTSITKMLLGESADNEFKTLLRIAIRCINEPLKYYEKVLRNAIRKVGTDEDALTRVIVTRAEKDLLDIKDLYYKRNSVALDHAVANETSGDYKHFLLALLGKED
- the LOC8270904 gene encoding annexin D4, which gives rise to MAHPEELEALTKAFSGLGVDEKSLISILGKSHPEHRKSFRKGSPHLFIEDERSFERWDDDSVHLLRQEFARFENALVIWAMHPWERDARLIYEALREGPQSYGVIVEIACTRSSEELLGARKAYHSLFDHSIEEDVATHISGTERKLLVALASAYRYEGPKVKEDSAKFEAKIFANAVKNGDKTNPIEDDEVIRILSTRSKPHLKAVYKHYKEISGNGIIEDLGAANLILKETVECLCTPHAFFSKVLDKAMRKDADHNTKKALTRVIVTQADIDLKEISEQYNSLYGIPLSKKVEETANGNYKDFLLALISREN